In Silene latifolia isolate original U9 population chromosome 3, ASM4854445v1, whole genome shotgun sequence, a single window of DNA contains:
- the LOC141648114 gene encoding protein TOPLESS-like, which yields MSSLSRELVFLILQFLDEEKFKETVHKLEQESGFFFNMKYFEDEVHNGNWDEVEKYLSGFTKVDDNRYSMKIFFEIRKQKYLEALDKHDRSKAVDILVKDLKVFASFNEELFKEITQLLTLENFRENEQLSKYGDTKSARAIMLVELKKLIEANPLFRDKLQFPNLKNSRLRTLINQSLNWQHQLCKNPRPNPDIKTLFVDHTCGQPNGAQAPSTASNPLLGGLPKAGGFPPMGAHGPFQTTPGQVPAPLAGWMSNSPAVSHSPVPGGPIGLGGPSIPAALKHPRTPPTNSSMDFPSADSDHVAKRTRPLGIGDEVNLPVNVLPVSFPGHGYGQPFNIPDDLPKTVTRTLNQGSSPMSMDFHPVQLTLLLVGTNVGEIALWEVGSRERLVLKNFKVWDLSTCSMPLQAALVKDPAVSVNRVIWSPDGSLFGVAYSRHIVQIYSYHGGEEVRQHLEIDAHIGGVNDIAFSTPNKQLCVITCGDDKTIKVWDAATGSKQYTFEGHEAPVYSVCPHYKESIQFIFSTAIDGKIKAWLYDNLGSRVDYDAPGRWCTTMAYSQDGTRLFSCGTSKDGESHIVEWNESEGAVKRTYLGFRKKSLGVIQFDTTKNRYLAAGDDFSIKFWDMDNVQLLTSIDADGGLPASPRIRFNKDGTLLAISASDNGIKVLANSDGLRLLRTYETYDSSRAPESLTKPSINSISAAAAVAAAGVATSSGLPERGTPIVSMGGMNGDSRTLGDVKSRILEESNDKSKIWKLTEINEPAQCRSSRLPEHMRAAKIARLIYTNSGNAILALASNAIHLLWKWQRNERNTSGKATASVSPQLWQPSSGILMTNDVSDASSEEAVPCFALSKNDSYVMSASGGKISLFNMMTFKTMTVFMPPPPAATFLAFHPQDNNIIAIGMDDSSIQIYNVRVDEVKSKLKGHSKRVTGLAFSHLLNVLVSSGADSQICVWSSDGWEKQRSKFLQLPQGRAPTSVSDTRVQFHQDQTHFLVVHETQLAIFETKQLDCVKQWVPHESSAPISHAAFSCDSQLVYASFLDATVCVFNSSNLRLRCRINPSAYLPASVSSSNVHPLVIAAHPQEANQFAVGLSDGGVHVFEPLESEAKWGSPPPMENGSGGSIPNTPSVGASASDQQQR from the exons ATGTCTTCTCTTAGTAGAGAGCTTGTCTTTTTAATTTTGCAGTTTTTAGATGAAGAAAAGTTCAAAGAGACTGTTCACAA GCTTGAACAAGAATCTGGATTTTTCTTCAATATGAAGTACTTTGAGGATGAAGTACATAATGGTAATTGGGATGAGGTTGAGAAGTACCTTTCTGGCTTTACTAAAGTAGATGATAATCGGTACTCGATGAAGATATTCTTTGAAATCCGAAAGCAGAAGTATTTGGAGGCATTGGACAA GCATGATCGTTCGAAAGCTGTGGATATACTTGTGAAGGATTTAAAGGTTTTCGCTTCTTTTAACGAGGAGCTTTTTAAGGAGATTACCCAACTTTTGACATTGGAGAATTTCAG AGAGAATGAGCAGCTTTCCAAGTATGGAGATACAAAATCTGCACGGGCTATCATGTTGGTTGAGCTCAAGAAGCTCATTGAAGCCAATCCGTTGTTTCGTGACAAGTTGCAGTTTCCAAACCTGAAGAATTCAAGGTTGCGGACTCTCATCAACCAAAG TCTGAATTGGCAGCATCAACTCTGTAAAAACCCTAGGCCGAATCCAGATATAAAAACTCTATTTGTGGATCATACTTGTGGACAACCGAATGGCGCTCAAGCTCCATCTACTGCCAGTAATCCACTTTTGGGGGGATTGCCTAAAGCAGGAGGGTTTCCTCCAATGGGTGCCCATGGG CCTTTTCAAACCACACCCGGACAAGTTCCAGCTCCACTTGCTGGTTGGATGTCCAATTCTCCGGCTGTGAGCCACTCTCCAGTTCCTGGTGGACCAATTGGGCTTGGTGGTCCGTCAATTCCTG CTGCACTAAAGCATCCAAGGACCCCACCCACAAATTCTTCCATGGATTTTCCATCTGCCGACTCTGATCATGTTGCCAAAAGGACAAGACCCTTGGGAATTGGTGATGAG GTGAATTTACCTGTCAATGTATTGCCAGTATCTTTCCCAGGCCATGGTTATGGTCAGCCGTTCAATATACCAGATGACTTGCCGAAGACTGTCACCAGGACCTTGAATCAGGGGTCATCTCCTATGAGCATGGATTTTCATCCTGTTCAACTAACACTACTTCTGG TTGGTACAAATGTCGGTGAAATAGCATTGTGGGAAGTTGGCTCCCGAGAGAGACTGGTCTTAAAGAATTTTAAAGTCTGGGATCTTAGTACCTGTTCAATGCCTCTGCAG GCAGCGCTAGTGAAAGATCCAGCTGTTTCAGTTAATCGTGTGATTTGGAGTCCGGATGGATCCTTATTCG GTGTTGCATATTCAAGGCATATTGTACAAATATATTCATATCATGGTGGTGAAGAAGTTCGACAACATTTGGAA ATTGATGCACACATTGGCGGAGTGAATGATATTGCATTTTCCACTCCCAATAAGCAACTCTGTGTTATCACCTGTGGTGATGACAAGACCATTAAG GTGTGGGATGCTGCTACTGGTTCAAAGCAGTATACTTTTGAAGGGCATGAGGCCCCTGTCTATTCAGTGTGCCCCCACTACAAAGAAAGTATTCAG TTCATATTTTCAACCGCCATTGATGGGAAAATAAAAGCATGGTTATATGACAATTTGGGCTCTCGAGTGGACTATGATGCTCCAGGTCGCTGGTGCACAACTATGGCTTATAGTCAAGATGGTACCAG GCTGTTTTCTTGTGGCACGAGTAAAGATGGAGAATCACATATTGTTGAGTGGAATGAAAGTGAAGGTGCTGTGAAAAGAACATATCTAGGATTTCGGAAAAAATCTTTGGGTGTCATACAATTTGATACTACTAAGAATCGATATCTGGCTGCTGGTGATGATTTCTCTATAAAGTTCTGGGATATGGATAATGTGCAGCTGCTGACCTCCATTGATGCTGATGGGGGGCTCCCA GCAAGTCCTCGTATTCGGTTCAACAAAGATGGTACACTTTTGGCTATCTCTGCTAGTGACAATGGGATCAAAGTTCTAGCTAATTCTGATGGACTACGGCTATTACGAACATACGAAACTTATGATTCATCCAGAGCACCTGAATCTTTGACTAAG CCTTCAATAAATTCCATTTCTGCTGCCGCTGCCGTAGCCGCTGCAGGTGTTGCTACTAGTTCCGGCCTTCCTGAGAGAGGCACCCCTATAGTCTCCATGGGTGGAATG AATGGGGATTCTAGAACACTTGGTGATGTAAAATCTAGAATTCTTGAAGAAAGCAATGATAAATCAAAGATTTGGAAGCTTACTGAAATAAATGAACCTGCCCAATGTCGGTCATCACGACTCCCTGAACACATGAGAGCGGCAAAA ATTGCAAGATTAATCTATACTAATTCAGGTAATGCTATCTTGGCGTTAGCTTCAAATGCAATTCATTTGCTTTGGAAATGGCAGCGTAATGAACGTAATACAAGTGGAAAG GCGACAGCTAGTGTTTCACCTCAGCTCTGGCAACCTTCTAGCGGCATTCTCATGACAAACGATGTGTCAGATGCAAGTTCTGAAGAGGCTGTTCCCTGCTTTGCATTGTCCAAAAACGATTCTTATGTTATGTCTGCATCCGGAGGCAAGATTTCGCTGTTCAATATGATGACATTCAAG ACAATGACGGTTTTTATGCCTCCACCTCCAGCAGCAACATTTCTTGCATTCCATCCCCAAGATAACAATATCATTGCTATTGGGATGGATGATTCGAGTATTCAGATATATAATGTTCGAGTAGATGAG GTCAAAAGCAAGCTAAAAGGTCACTCGAAAAGAGTAACTGGGTTGGCTTTCTCACATTTATTAAATGTTCTGGTCTCATCAGGTGCAGATTCGCAG ATTTGTGTGTGGAGTTCTGATGGGTGGGAAAAGCAAAGATCTAAGTTTCTACAGCTTCCACAAGGAAGAGCGCCAACATCAGTGTCGGATACTCGTGTACAGTTTCATCAAGACCAGACACATTTCCTTGTCGTTCACGAGACTCAACTAGCTATATTTGAAACAAAGCAGTTAGATTGTGTAAAACAG TGGGTTCCACACGAGTCGTCTGCTCCCATCTCTCATGCAGCATTTTCGTGTGATAGTCAACTAGTGTATGCCAGCTTCCTGGACGCCACTGTTTGCGTATTTAACTCTTCAAATCTCAGACTAAGATGCCGCATAAATCCTTCTGCCTACCTCCCCGCAAGCGTCAG TAGCTCAAATGTGCATCCACTTGTCATCGCGGCACATCCACAAGAAGCAAACCAGTTTGCAGTAGGACTGTCCGATGGCGGCGTTCATGTATTCGAGCCCCTCGAGTCTGAAGCAAAGTGGGGCTCCCCGCCTCCTATGGAGAATGGTTCAGGTGGTAGCATTCCGAATACACCTTCAGTAGGAGCTTCAGCATCAGATCAACAACAAAGATGA